From one Salarias fasciatus unplaced genomic scaffold, fSalaFa1.1, whole genome shotgun sequence genomic stretch:
- the cep43 gene encoding centrosomal protein 43 yields MSAAEEDTELRDLLIQNLENSGVLNKIKAEMRAAVFLAMEEQDRLQSKTPLINENLRKSLSSRDGRLVASLVLDFLRVFSLDFTLSVFQPEINALNGLDSRDLVCKDLSLSESETNKNCPLLLELVRRGHYRDGPAGGDGPAGGDGPAEGDRPARGDKEDSNKGTVPQDVSQRQISQARSKFDLYDEGLIGSINKEDVKKVFADFFGEAGGCSVLLILGARPPAGPCGALPSPLGGPARPPAGPCGALWGPAQPPGGPCGALWGPAQPPGGPCPAPWGALPGPLGGPARPPVGPCPAPWGALPGPLGGPARPPVGPCPAPWGALPGPLGGPAGPARPCGALPSPLGGPAWPCGAQPGAGPCGACPAPCGAQPGAGPC; encoded by the exons ATGTCGGCCgcggaggaggacacggagctCCGGGACCTGCTCATCCAGAACCTGGAGAACAGCGGAGTACTCAACAAGATCAAG GCAGAGATGAGGGCAGCAGTGTTCCTGGCGATGGAGGAGCAGGACCGTCTGCAG agCAAAACGCCTCTGATCAATGAAAACCTGAGGAAGAGTCTCAGCAGTCGGGACG gccgCCTCGTTGCCAGTCTGGTCCTGGACTTCCTCCGGGTCTTCAGTCTGGACTTCACTCTCTCCGTCTTCCAGCCTGAGATCAATGCA CTGAACGGTCTGGACAGCAGAGACCTGGTCTGCAAAGACCTCAGTCTGTCTGAGTCTGAGACCAACAAGaactgtcctctgctgctggagctggtcAGGAGGGGACATTACAGGGACGGACCAGCAGGAGGGGACGGACCAGCAGGAGGGGACGGACCAGCAGAAGGGGACAGACCAGCAAGAGGGGACAAAGAG GACAGCAACAAAGGAACCGTCCCACAG GACGTCTCTCAGAGACAGATCTCTCAGGCTCGCAGCAAGTTTGACCTGTATGACGAG ggccTCATTGGTTCCATAAACAAAGAAGACGTGAAGAAAgtttttgctgattt CTTCGGTGAGGCCGGCGGCTGCTCCGTCCTGCTCATCCTCGGCGCCCGGCCCCCTGCGGGGCCCTGCGGGGCCCTGCCCAGCCCCCTGGGGGGCCCTGCCCGGCCCCCTGCGGGGCCCTGCGGGGCCCTGTGGGGCCCTGCCCAGCCCCCTGGGGGGCCCTGTGGGGCCCTGTGGGGCCCTGCCCAGCCCCCTGGGGGGCCCTGCCCGGCCCCCTGGGGGGCCCTGCCCGGCCCCCTGGGGGGCCCTGCCCGGCCCCCTGTGGGGCCCTGCCCGGCCCCCTGGGGGGCCCTGCCCGGCCCCCTGGGGGGCCCTGCCCGGCCCCCTGTGGGGCCCTGCCCGGCCCCCTGGGGGGCCCTGCCCGGCCCCCTGGGGGGCCCTGCAGGGCCTGCCCGGCCCTGCGGGGCCCTGCCCAGCCCCCTGGGGGGCCCAGCCTGGCCCTGCGGGGCCCAGCCCGGTGCGGGGCCCTGCGGGGCCTGCCCGGCCCCCTGCGGGGCCCAGCCCGGTGCGGGGCCCTGCTGA
- the LOC115385398 gene encoding ribonucleoside-diphosphate reductase subunit M2-like gives MLSSRSPLSQKAPLGDMSVDKENTPPGLSSSRVLASKTSRRIFADSAVKSSAPRRRRQDLDQNPEQEEEPLLKENPGRFVLFPIRFHDIWQMYKKAEASFWTAEEVDLSKDLQHWENLKDQERFFISHVLAFFAASDGIVNENLVERFAQEVQVTEARCFYGFQIAMENIHSEMYSLLIDTYIKDPREREFLFNAIENLPCVKKKADWALNWMGNQRASYGERVVAFAAVEGIFFSGSFAAIFWLKKRGLMPGLTFSNELISRDEGLHCDFACLMFKHLLRKPSPETVVTIIRDAVEIEQEFLTEALPVKLIGMNCDLMKQYIQFVADRLLLELGLPKVYRAENPFDFMENISLEGKTNFFEKRVGEYQRMGVMAGATDNAFTLDADF, from the exons ATGCTGTCCTCCCGCTCTCCGCTGTCCCAGAAGGCTCCGCTGGGAGACATGTCTGTGGACAAAGAGAACACG CCTCCGGGCCTGAGCTCCAGCCGCGTCCTGGCCTCTAAGACGTCCCGGAGGATCTTCGCGGACTCTGCG GTGAAGAGCAGCgccccccggcggcggcggcaggacctggaccagaacccggagcaggaggaggagccgctgctgaaggagaaccCGGGCCGCTTCGTCCTGTTCCCCATCCGGTTCCACGACATCTGGCAGATGTACAAGAAGGCCGAGGCGTCCTTCTGGACGGCCGAGGAG GTGGATCTGTCCAAGGACCTGCAGCACTGGGAGAACCTGAAGGACCAGGAGAGGTTCTTCATCTCCCACGTCCTGGCCTTCTTCGCCGCCAGCGACGGCATCGTCAACGAGAACCtg GTGGAGCGCTTCGCTCAGGAGGTGCAGGTGACGGAGGCCCGCTGCTTCTACGGGTTCCAGATCGCCATGGAGAACATCCACTCCGAGATGTACAGCCTGCTGATAGACACCTACATCAAGGACCCCCGAGAGAG GGAGTTCCTGTTCAACGCCATCGAGAACCTGCCGTGTGTGAAGAAGAAGGCGGACTGGGCTCTGAACTGGATGGGGAACCAGAGAGCGTCCTACg GAGAACGTGTGGTGGCCTTCGCCGCCGTGGAGGGGATCTTCTTCTCGGGCTCGTTCGCCGCCATCTTCTGGCTGAAGAAGCGAGGCCTGATGCCCGGCCTGACGTTCTCCAACGAGCTGATCAGCAGGGACGag GGTCTGCACTGCGACTTCGCCTGTCTCATGTTCAAACACCTGCTGAGGAAGCCGTCCCCGGAGACCGTGGTCACCATCATCAGGGACGCCGTGGAGATCGAACAG GAGTTCCTGACTGAAGCTCTGCCGGTGAAGCTGATCGGGATGAACTGTGACCTCATGAAGCAGTACATCCAGTTCGTGGCCgaccggctgctgctggagctgggcCTGCCCAAG GTCTACCGGGCGGAGAACCCCTTCGACTTCATGGAGAACATCTCTCTGGAGGGGAAGACCAACTTCTTCGAGAAGCGGGTGGGCGAGTACCAGAGGATGGGCGTCATGGCGGGCGCCACCGACAACGCCTTCACCCTGGACGCCGACTTCTGA